One window of the Niallia circulans genome contains the following:
- a CDS encoding YtrH family sporulation protein yields MNQQPFFPTFIESYFIALGVILGGALLGGLAAFLTGKPLLTEIIRISGIIKIWAIVTAIGGTFDAIDTIEKGIYDAGTKDLFKQILLIVSAFGGAHTGITIIKWITQEYI; encoded by the coding sequence ATGAATCAACAACCATTCTTCCCTACCTTCATCGAAAGCTACTTTATTGCCTTAGGGGTTATTTTAGGAGGCGCACTTTTAGGTGGACTTGCTGCATTTCTAACTGGAAAACCACTCCTTACTGAAATCATTCGCATTTCTGGAATCATCAAAATTTGGGCGATTGTTACAGCGATTGGCGGGACATTTGATGCTATTGATACGATTGAAAAGGGAATCTATGATGCTGGTACAAAAGACTTGTTCAAACAAATCTTATTAATTGTTTCTGCTTTTGGAGGAGCACATACAGGCATTACAATTATTAAGTGGATTACACAGGAGTATATATAA
- the ytrI gene encoding sporulation membrane protein YtrI: MRIPPYYKNQAVQRFFAGMVIGGVISWCIFVFIFGVWQERYSSEIKTQKATIEDLEREKKIWQEEFAAQNKTTEEKLTVEDIVVKISNADKEKYDIKPFNALEMEDAIKEDLSTIIAKDLDMVYKSRALLKKSIENKVVVSDKKRYKFKVTELIIYTTVHVELRVTFGD, encoded by the coding sequence ATGAGAATTCCACCATATTATAAAAATCAAGCTGTACAACGTTTTTTTGCCGGAATGGTTATCGGTGGAGTAATCAGTTGGTGTATTTTTGTCTTTATTTTTGGTGTATGGCAGGAACGATATAGCTCGGAAATTAAAACACAGAAAGCAACTATTGAGGATTTAGAAAGAGAGAAAAAAATATGGCAAGAGGAATTTGCTGCCCAAAATAAAACGACCGAAGAAAAGCTGACAGTCGAGGATATCGTTGTAAAGATTAGCAATGCAGATAAAGAAAAATATGATATTAAGCCCTTTAATGCCTTAGAGATGGAAGATGCCATTAAAGAAGATTTATCGACCATTATTGCAAAAGACCTCGATATGGTCTATAAAAGTCGCGCACTGTTAAAAAAATCGATTGAAAACAAAGTAGTTGTTTCTGATAAAAAGCGTTATAAATTTAAAGTAACAGAGTTGATTATTTATACAACAGTTCATGTCGAATTAAGAGTCACCTTTGGCGATTAA
- a CDS encoding DHH family phosphoesterase yields the protein MKQKILDAIIAFNTIIIHRHVRPDPDAYGSQGGLAEIIKTSFPDKNVYTVGKEEASLNFLRRLDVIDDSTYADALVIVCDTANQERVCDQRYLTGKMLIKIDHHPNDDAYGDIVWVETTASSTSELIYEFYLYGKDQGLKMSDESARLLYAGIVGDTGRFLYPSTSEKTFHYAGELIKYSFSRTEMYDQMYELDPHIVKLSGYVMQNFQVHANGVASMKLNKEILAQFQATPAEASLLVSSLGSVKGLKAWVFFIEEADQIRVRLRSKGPVINGIAKNYNGGGHPMASGATIYQWDDAGKVVKDLEEVCR from the coding sequence ATGAAACAGAAAATATTAGATGCTATAATAGCCTTTAATACTATCATTATTCATAGACACGTCCGTCCAGATCCAGATGCATATGGATCGCAAGGTGGATTAGCAGAAATCATAAAAACTTCTTTTCCGGATAAAAACGTCTATACGGTAGGAAAAGAAGAAGCTTCCTTAAACTTTTTGCGAAGACTAGATGTCATTGATGACAGCACCTATGCTGATGCGTTGGTGATTGTATGTGATACGGCTAATCAAGAAAGAGTATGTGATCAGCGCTACCTGACTGGGAAAATGCTAATAAAGATAGATCATCATCCCAATGATGATGCATATGGCGATATAGTTTGGGTAGAGACTACAGCAAGTTCCACAAGTGAGTTGATCTATGAATTTTATTTGTATGGAAAAGATCAGGGGCTAAAGATGAGTGATGAGTCTGCGAGGCTGCTATATGCGGGAATTGTTGGAGATACTGGGAGATTTCTATATCCAAGCACATCAGAAAAAACATTTCATTATGCTGGAGAATTAATCAAATATTCTTTTTCGCGCACAGAAATGTATGATCAAATGTATGAACTCGATCCTCATATTGTCAAGCTAAGTGGCTATGTTATGCAAAATTTTCAAGTTCATGCCAATGGAGTAGCAAGTATGAAGCTTAATAAGGAAATATTAGCTCAATTTCAGGCAACTCCTGCAGAGGCATCGTTACTTGTTAGCAGTTTAGGGAGTGTAAAAGGTTTAAAAGCATGGGTCTTTTTTATTGAAGAAGCAGATCAGATTCGCGTAAGATTGCGTTCCAAAGGTCCAGTTATTAATGGAATTGCAAAAAATTATAATGGTGGAGGACATCCAATGGCCTCAGGCGCAACCATTTATCAATGGGATGATGCAGGTAAAGTAGTGAAGGATTTAGAGGAAGTTTGTAGATAA
- a CDS encoding CBS domain-containing protein: protein MATKHEQILNYIDELQVGEKISVRQIAKALNVSEGTAYRAIKEAENKGYVSTIERVGTIRIERKKKENIEKLTYAEVVNIVDGQVLGGRAGLHKTLNRFVIGAMKLDAMMRYTGPGNLLIIGNRVRAHEHVLKAGAAVLITGGFDTEEHVKRLADDLQLPIISTSYDTFTVATMINRAIYDQLIKKEIVLVEDILTPLKDTIYLKTTDDVALWHKYNKETLHGRFPVVDQSLKVQGMITSKDVIGKSMDMTIDKVMTKHPMTVSGKTSVASCSHMMVWEGIEVLPVVDEANKLEGIISRQDVLKALQMNQRQPQIGETIDDIVTKHVLLTKGKNKGETSFSCEVTPQMTNHLGTISYGVFTTVVSEAANRVLRGFKKGDLVVENMTIYFIKPVQMDSVIEIVPKILEVGRKFGKVDVEVFNHGILVGKAMMMCQLIDRH, encoded by the coding sequence TTGGCTACAAAACATGAGCAAATATTAAATTATATTGATGAATTACAAGTAGGAGAAAAAATTTCTGTTCGACAAATTGCGAAAGCATTAAATGTAAGTGAAGGAACAGCATATAGAGCGATAAAAGAAGCAGAGAATAAAGGGTATGTAAGTACCATTGAAAGAGTTGGTACGATTAGAATTGAACGAAAGAAGAAAGAAAATATTGAAAAGTTAACCTATGCAGAAGTAGTTAATATTGTAGATGGACAAGTTCTTGGTGGGCGAGCTGGTTTACATAAAACTTTAAATCGTTTTGTTATTGGGGCGATGAAATTAGATGCGATGATGCGTTATACAGGTCCTGGAAACCTTTTGATCATAGGGAACCGTGTACGGGCACATGAACATGTATTAAAAGCTGGTGCTGCGGTTTTAATTACAGGTGGATTCGATACAGAGGAGCATGTGAAACGTTTAGCAGACGATTTGCAACTCCCAATAATTTCAACAAGCTATGATACATTTACTGTGGCAACGATGATAAACCGGGCAATCTATGACCAGCTCATAAAAAAAGAAATTGTTTTAGTAGAAGATATTTTAACACCGCTTAAAGATACGATTTATCTAAAGACAACAGATGATGTGGCTTTATGGCATAAATATAATAAAGAAACATTACACGGTCGTTTCCCAGTAGTGGATCAAAGCTTAAAAGTACAAGGGATGATTACTTCAAAAGATGTCATTGGAAAATCGATGGATATGACGATTGATAAAGTCATGACAAAACACCCAATGACGGTTAGTGGCAAAACAAGTGTTGCTTCTTGTTCTCATATGATGGTATGGGAAGGAATTGAAGTCCTGCCAGTTGTAGATGAAGCAAATAAGCTAGAAGGGATTATTAGTAGACAAGATGTATTAAAAGCGTTGCAAATGAACCAAAGGCAACCGCAAATTGGGGAAACGATTGATGATATTGTCACAAAGCATGTCTTATTGACTAAAGGAAAAAACAAAGGGGAAACAAGCTTTTCCTGTGAAGTAACTCCGCAAATGACTAATCACTTAGGGACCATATCTTATGGGGTGTTTACTACGGTTGTTTCCGAAGCGGCGAACAGAGTACTAAGAGGGTTTAAAAAAGGTGATTTAGTTGTCGAAAATATGACCATCTATTTTATTAAGCCAGTTCAAATGGATAGTGTCATTGAAATAGTTCCTAAAATTTTAGAAGTTGGACGAAAATTTGGGAAAGTGGATGTAGAAGTGTTTAACCATGGAATACTTGTTGGAAAAGCGATGATGATGTGTCAATTAATTGATCGTCATTAA
- a CDS encoding M24 family metallopeptidase gives MEKKIASLANWMKQEEIDFTFLTSTDNIFYFSGFYSDPHERLLALIVFPENDPILVCPAMETNDAKDAGWNYDIIGYSDTENPWETIQSMVQSRTSRTRKVALEMDHMNVARYQALQTSFPNIEGYVSAEEKINTLRMIKTSDELAKIKEACKWADFAIEVGCNEIVEGKSEMEILAAIEYELKKQGIGKMSFSTMVLTGVNGASPHGNPGETKIKKGDLVLFDLGVVVDGYCSDITRTVAFGDINEKQKDIYDTVLKAQLTAIEASKPGVSCATVDLAARNTIREAGYGEFFPHRLGHGLGISVHEFPSLTETNSLVLQEGMVYTIEPGIYVPNVAGVRIEDDVYVTKDGVEILTKFPKELQIIQ, from the coding sequence TTGGAAAAAAAAATAGCGTCTCTAGCAAATTGGATGAAGCAGGAAGAAATTGATTTCACCTTTTTAACATCTACAGATAATATTTTCTATTTTAGCGGATTCTATAGTGATCCACATGAAAGATTATTGGCTTTGATTGTCTTCCCAGAAAACGATCCGATATTAGTTTGTCCTGCAATGGAAACAAATGATGCAAAAGATGCCGGGTGGAACTATGATATCATCGGCTATAGCGATACAGAAAATCCATGGGAAACTATTCAAAGTATGGTTCAAAGCCGTACAAGCCGTACAAGAAAAGTAGCTCTTGAAATGGATCACATGAATGTGGCAAGATATCAGGCACTTCAAACATCATTTCCTAACATTGAAGGATATGTTTCTGCAGAAGAAAAAATTAATACTTTGCGCATGATAAAAACATCAGATGAATTAGCTAAGATAAAAGAAGCTTGTAAATGGGCTGATTTTGCTATTGAAGTAGGCTGTAATGAAATAGTAGAAGGCAAATCTGAAATGGAAATTCTAGCTGCTATTGAATATGAATTAAAGAAACAAGGAATTGGTAAGATGTCCTTTTCAACCATGGTACTAACTGGAGTGAACGGCGCTTCCCCTCATGGAAATCCAGGAGAGACAAAAATAAAAAAAGGAGACTTAGTATTATTCGACTTGGGGGTTGTTGTTGATGGATATTGTTCTGATATAACAAGAACAGTGGCATTTGGCGACATTAATGAGAAGCAAAAGGATATTTATGATACAGTTTTAAAAGCTCAGCTAACAGCTATCGAAGCCTCTAAGCCTGGCGTTTCTTGTGCTACTGTTGATCTAGCTGCTCGTAACACAATAAGAGAAGCTGGTTATGGAGAGTTTTTCCCTCACCGTTTAGGACATGGATTGGGTATTAGTGTTCACGAATTCCCTTCCTTAACTGAAACAAATTCCCTTGTTTTACAAGAAGGTATGGTATATACAATCGAGCCGGGCATTTATGTACCGAATGTTGCAGGAGTCCGGATAGAAGATGATGTATATGTTACAAAAGATGGAGTAGAGATTTTAACAAAATTTCCGAAAGAGCTTCAAATTATTCAATAA
- a CDS encoding cupin domain-containing protein, with translation MVKYVDYTDPKVQYHFDVNKSNFFTRDSHNYINVLGEQQLNSLENVSLLDIYLSKDIVVEPHIHQNAAELVYCISGSATVSLLNPFTKKVLNYTITPGQVANVPQGWWHYEIANTNKTHLLAIFNAPTPEAIFGSDLLRLTPPDLMAHTYSLDLNKWKSTISPINKTTILGPAISRNSPSQNYYADANYPQPIYQPYYIPRNY, from the coding sequence ATGGTTAAATATGTAGATTATACAGATCCAAAAGTCCAATACCATTTTGATGTAAATAAAAGTAATTTTTTCACAAGAGATAGTCATAACTATATTAATGTTTTAGGAGAACAACAGTTAAATTCGTTAGAAAATGTATCCTTGCTAGATATCTATTTAAGTAAAGATATTGTTGTAGAACCACATATTCACCAAAATGCGGCAGAGCTCGTATACTGCATTTCTGGTTCTGCTACTGTTTCACTGTTAAATCCTTTCACAAAAAAAGTTCTAAACTATACCATTACGCCTGGCCAAGTAGCTAATGTTCCTCAAGGCTGGTGGCATTATGAAATCGCAAATACAAATAAGACGCATTTATTAGCTATATTCAATGCACCTACACCTGAAGCAATCTTTGGCTCTGATTTACTTCGTCTAACTCCTCCAGACTTAATGGCACATACTTATTCATTAGATCTTAATAAGTGGAAATCCACCATCTCTCCTATTAATAAAACAACGATTCTAGGTCCGGCTATTAGTAGAAATAGCCCTAGCCAAAATTATTATGCTGACGCCAATTATCCTCAGCCTATCTATCAGCCTTACTACATTCCAAGAAATTACTAA
- a CDS encoding universal stress protein: MNVNYQNIIVAVDGSDEADNAIKKAISIAKENNARLVIAHVIDTRSFATVAAYDQSIAAKSDEFANELLDKYIVQATAAGVQNVVKAIEFGSPRAVVPREIATKYKADLIVCGATGLNAVERFIIGSVSEGITRNAPCDVLIVRSSDQ; encoded by the coding sequence ATGAACGTAAACTATCAAAACATTATTGTGGCAGTAGATGGTTCAGATGAGGCTGATAATGCTATAAAGAAAGCGATTTCGATAGCAAAAGAAAATAATGCTAGGCTTGTCATTGCCCACGTTATTGATACGAGATCTTTTGCAACGGTAGCTGCGTACGATCAATCCATTGCAGCTAAATCAGATGAATTCGCTAATGAGCTCTTAGATAAATATATTGTTCAAGCAACTGCAGCAGGAGTTCAGAATGTTGTAAAGGCAATTGAATTCGGTTCTCCAAGAGCAGTAGTTCCTCGGGAAATTGCGACAAAGTATAAAGCAGATTTAATCGTGTGTGGAGCGACAGGTTTAAATGCCGTTGAGAGATTTATTATCGGTAGTGTCTCTGAAGGAATTACCAGAAATGCTCCTTGTGATGTTTTAATTGTTAGAAGCAGTGATCAATAG
- the argH gene encoding argininosuccinate lyase, with translation MKKLWGGRFTKSAEEWVDEFGASISFDQELVLEDIEGSIAHVAMLSKTGILSVEEAEKIKNGLLTLKKQAEKDELTFSVKLEDIHLNLESKLTDLIGPIGGKLHTGRSRNDQVATDMHLYLRTQVKQIIQLLNELQSALLEKAEHHIETVMPGYTHLQRAQPISFAHHLMAYFWMFERDKQRYQENVTRINVSPLGAGALAGTTFPIDRSYSADLLGFDSIYENSMDAVSDRDFILEFLSTSSILMMHLSRFSEEIILWSSQEFKFIELDDSFSTGSSIMPQKKNPDMAELIRGKTGRVYGNLMGLLTVLKGLPLAYNKDMQEDKEGMFDTVKTVVGSLRIFAGMIQTMKVNEQGMENATKNDFSNATELADYLSEKGMPFREAHEVVGKLVLYCVNKKCYLQDLSITELQEASSLFEQDIYHVLNPRTAVERRNSAGGTGFTQIKQAIEKAKLCVWEKEEVK, from the coding sequence GTGAAGAAATTATGGGGAGGTAGATTTACAAAATCTGCCGAGGAATGGGTAGATGAATTCGGTGCGTCCATTTCCTTTGATCAGGAGCTAGTATTAGAAGATATAGAAGGGAGCATTGCCCATGTGGCAATGCTCTCTAAAACAGGGATATTGTCAGTAGAAGAGGCAGAGAAAATCAAAAATGGGTTACTTACGTTAAAAAAGCAAGCAGAAAAGGATGAATTAACTTTTTCTGTAAAATTAGAAGATATCCATCTTAATTTAGAAAGTAAATTAACGGATTTAATTGGTCCTATAGGTGGGAAGCTCCATACTGGTAGAAGTAGAAATGATCAAGTTGCAACAGATATGCATCTTTACCTGCGAACACAAGTAAAGCAAATTATTCAATTATTGAATGAGCTGCAAAGCGCGTTGTTGGAAAAGGCAGAGCATCATATTGAAACAGTAATGCCTGGGTATACACATCTTCAGCGTGCCCAGCCTATCTCTTTTGCGCATCATTTAATGGCGTATTTCTGGATGTTTGAAAGAGACAAACAGCGATATCAGGAAAACGTAACGAGAATTAATGTATCACCACTAGGTGCCGGTGCTTTAGCAGGAACAACCTTTCCTATTGATCGTTCCTATAGTGCTGACCTACTTGGCTTTGATTCCATTTATGAAAATAGTATGGATGCAGTAAGCGATCGTGACTTTATCCTAGAATTTCTATCAACTAGTTCTATTTTAATGATGCATCTATCGCGCTTTAGTGAAGAAATTATTCTTTGGTCTTCTCAAGAATTTAAATTTATTGAATTAGACGATAGTTTTTCCACGGGAAGCAGTATTATGCCCCAAAAGAAAAATCCAGATATGGCTGAATTAATCCGTGGAAAAACCGGGCGGGTTTATGGAAATTTAATGGGCTTGTTAACTGTATTGAAAGGTTTGCCTTTAGCTTACAATAAAGATATGCAGGAAGATAAAGAAGGGATGTTTGATACCGTAAAAACGGTGGTTGGCTCTTTGCGCATTTTTGCTGGTATGATTCAAACAATGAAGGTTAATGAGCAAGGAATGGAAAATGCCACGAAAAATGACTTTTCTAATGCTACAGAATTAGCTGATTATTTATCAGAAAAAGGGATGCCTTTCAGAGAGGCGCATGAAGTAGTAGGGAAATTGGTTCTATATTGTGTGAATAAAAAATGTTATTTGCAGGATTTAAGTATTACAGAATTACAAGAAGCGAGCAGCTTATTTGAACAGGATATCTACCATGTATTAAATCCCAGAACGGCAGTTGAAAGACGAAATAGTGCTGGCGGAACTGGATTTACCCAAATAAAGCAAGCGATTGAAAAAGCAAAGCTTTGTGTTTGGGAAAAAGAAGAAGTGAAGTAA
- a CDS encoding argininosuccinate synthase, whose protein sequence is MANPKVVLAYSGGLDTSVAIKWLQDQGYDVVACCLDVGEGKDLNFIQQKALSVGAVQSYVIDAKEEFAQDFALTAMQAHTLYEGKYPLVSALSRPLISKKLVEVAEKENAIAVAHGCTGKGNDQVRFEVSIQALNPNLKVLAPVREWGWSREEEIAYAKEKNIPIPVNLDSPFSIDQNLWGRSNECGILEDPWAAPPEEAYDLTVSLENAPDQADIIEIEFKEGVPVSIDGITYSLSALILELNKIAGKHGVGRIDHVENRLVGIKSREVYECPGALTLMKAHKELEDITLVKEVAHFKPVIEKKITEVIYEGLWFSPITKALQAFLQETQKNVTGTVRVKLFKGHAIVEGRKSPYSLYDEKLATYTSDDEFDHAAAVGFIKLWGLPTKVQSIVENDKKVSV, encoded by the coding sequence ATGGCAAATCCAAAAGTAGTCTTAGCATATTCAGGAGGATTAGATACATCTGTAGCAATAAAATGGTTACAGGATCAAGGTTATGATGTAGTAGCTTGCTGCTTAGATGTTGGTGAAGGAAAGGATTTGAACTTTATACAACAAAAAGCACTTTCGGTTGGTGCAGTTCAATCTTATGTCATCGATGCAAAAGAAGAATTCGCACAGGATTTTGCACTTACTGCTATGCAGGCACATACCCTTTATGAAGGAAAGTATCCCCTTGTCTCTGCATTATCTAGACCTTTAATTTCCAAAAAATTAGTAGAAGTAGCAGAAAAAGAAAATGCTATTGCGGTCGCACATGGATGTACGGGAAAAGGAAATGACCAAGTGCGTTTTGAAGTATCTATCCAAGCATTAAATCCTAATTTAAAAGTATTAGCACCAGTCCGCGAGTGGGGATGGTCTCGTGAAGAAGAAATTGCTTATGCAAAAGAAAAAAATATTCCAATCCCGGTTAACTTGGATAGTCCATTTTCTATAGACCAAAATCTATGGGGAAGAAGCAATGAATGTGGAATTTTAGAAGATCCTTGGGCTGCCCCTCCAGAAGAAGCGTATGACTTAACAGTAAGTCTCGAAAATGCTCCTGATCAAGCAGATATTATTGAAATTGAATTTAAGGAAGGTGTCCCTGTCAGCATAGATGGTATTACTTATTCTTTATCTGCGCTAATTCTTGAGTTAAATAAGATCGCCGGAAAACATGGTGTGGGTAGAATCGATCATGTAGAAAATAGATTAGTAGGAATTAAATCAAGAGAAGTGTATGAATGTCCAGGTGCTTTAACATTGATGAAAGCACATAAAGAATTAGAAGATATTACGCTTGTAAAAGAAGTAGCACATTTTAAACCAGTTATCGAAAAGAAAATCACAGAAGTTATTTATGAGGGACTTTGGTTCTCTCCAATTACAAAAGCATTGCAAGCTTTCTTGCAAGAAACCCAGAAAAACGTGACAGGAACGGTTCGCGTGAAACTATTTAAAGGGCATGCGATTGTAGAAGGAAGAAAATCACCATATTCTTTATATGATGAAAAACTTGCTACGTATACTTCCGACGATGAGTTTGATCATGCAGCAGCGGTTGGCTTCATTAAACTTTGGGGACTTCCTACAAAGGTTCAAAGCATTGTGGAAAACGACAAGAAGGTGTCTGTGTGA
- a CDS encoding MogA/MoaB family molybdenum cofactor biosynthesis protein, giving the protein MNKQIHTKHQYLQVGCKIITVSDTRSEENDKSGKLMIDLLEQENHSIQKYVIVKDEKEQIVQEIITGVQSAEIDCILLNGGTGISPRDVTIEAIKPLLTKELDGFGELFRMLSYTEDIGSSAILTRAIAGTINNTVIFCTPGSTGAVRLAMNKLILPELSHVVSELHK; this is encoded by the coding sequence ATGAATAAACAAATCCATACGAAGCATCAATACTTACAGGTGGGCTGTAAAATAATAACCGTTAGTGATACAAGATCTGAGGAAAATGATAAAAGCGGTAAATTGATGATTGATCTGCTAGAACAGGAAAACCATTCTATACAAAAGTATGTCATTGTAAAGGATGAGAAAGAACAAATTGTACAAGAAATAATAACGGGCGTGCAATCAGCTGAAATAGACTGTATTCTCCTAAATGGAGGGACAGGAATTTCACCAAGGGATGTTACCATCGAAGCTATTAAACCTCTTTTAACAAAAGAATTAGATGGATTTGGAGAACTGTTTCGAATGTTAAGCTATACAGAAGATATAGGCTCTAGTGCCATACTAACAAGAGCGATTGCTGGAACGATTAATAATACGGTCATTTTTTGTACTCCAGGATCTACAGGGGCTGTACGGCTTGCGATGAACAAATTAATCCTTCCTGAATTAAGTCATGTCGTCAGCGAGTTGCATAAATAA
- the helD gene encoding RNA polymerase recycling motor HelD, whose product MEKGETMEDFSIDEWEQEKKRLEYTKNYMNDVLHEAQINQGTLQENVRESISNEEALDSSLSYINYLTNSKFLQLATTELSILKRILDAPYFARIDYQMKGKSQKNVYYLGKTSLFEKDTQKPIIVDWRSPIANVYYDGRLGEVSYEVNEETIDGHLSLKRQFKIEKGELLHYQDIDLTTTDELLQQSLAGKADQRLTEIISTIQAEQNEIIRADLNRPIIVQGAAGSGKTTIALHRISYFIYNYAKYFQPEQLMIIAPNNMFIGYIAQALPDLGVEKIRQTTFLDYVLLCIGKKMKVIQSNKKLLTFINHTNKQEELVKWLSRYKGSLEYKKVMDKYLVDICNEMSPKEDFRVEKFPLYGAKKLERLFKKEYDYLPLIKRKEKIKGILQADLKRKKKIILSKLEDKYEDALDRALKIKEDTKRKEKVVYFLDTKAERLATVKKEASTAVRRYMKTMETTDLYGYYSRLFADKELLRKYTEDSLTEKQLDYLIAFQRKILKQKKVEIEDLGALFYLQYKIFGIDKEYRAKNIVIDEVQDYSEFQLYALKAGLETDMFTLVGDLAQGIHSYRGLQNWQTLQQTIFPRANYMTLQKSYRTTIEIMFLANEILHLVNEDLPKVKPVVRHGEKPTVHLYEQKQELVDRMIQVADRLHNDGYHSIAIIGKTEEECKAILKEMQKRKVPNVQFLQENEDLEKNYLIIVPSYLSKGLEFDAVLLFTLNESFSQEEIDLKLLYVAMTRPMHRLHLFTRDKASLLLDKTHEAYFTVEKENERKSGER is encoded by the coding sequence ATGGAGAAAGGGGAAACAATGGAAGACTTTTCAATAGACGAATGGGAACAGGAAAAGAAAAGACTTGAATATACGAAAAATTATATGAATGACGTTTTGCATGAGGCGCAAATCAATCAAGGGACTTTACAGGAAAATGTGCGAGAATCCATAAGCAATGAAGAGGCGCTTGACAGTAGTTTGAGTTATATCAACTATTTAACGAATAGTAAGTTTTTGCAGCTTGCAACAACCGAGTTAAGTATTTTAAAACGTATTTTAGATGCTCCCTATTTTGCGCGGATTGATTATCAAATGAAAGGGAAGTCCCAAAAGAATGTCTATTATTTAGGAAAGACATCGCTTTTTGAAAAAGACACACAAAAACCAATTATAGTAGACTGGCGTTCACCAATTGCAAATGTCTATTACGATGGACGATTGGGAGAAGTTTCATATGAAGTCAATGAAGAAACGATTGATGGGCATTTATCGTTAAAAAGACAATTTAAAATTGAAAAAGGGGAGCTCCTTCATTATCAGGATATAGATTTAACGACGACAGATGAATTATTGCAGCAATCTCTTGCTGGAAAAGCAGACCAACGACTAACAGAGATTATTTCAACCATTCAAGCAGAACAAAATGAAATAATTCGAGCTGATTTAAATCGACCGATCATTGTGCAAGGAGCGGCCGGAAGTGGTAAGACAACTATTGCTTTACACCGAATATCCTATTTTATCTATAACTATGCAAAATATTTTCAACCTGAGCAATTAATGATTATTGCGCCAAATAATATGTTTATCGGATATATTGCACAAGCACTGCCTGATTTGGGCGTAGAGAAGATTCGCCAAACGACATTCCTAGATTATGTTTTACTATGCATTGGCAAGAAAATGAAAGTAATTCAGTCAAATAAAAAACTACTAACATTTATAAATCATACGAACAAACAAGAAGAATTGGTTAAGTGGCTTTCCCGTTATAAAGGATCTTTAGAATATAAAAAGGTAATGGATAAATATTTAGTGGATATATGTAATGAAATGAGTCCAAAAGAAGATTTTCGGGTAGAAAAATTCCCGTTATATGGAGCAAAGAAACTGGAGCGTTTATTTAAGAAGGAATACGATTATCTTCCTTTAATCAAACGGAAAGAGAAAATAAAGGGAATCTTACAAGCTGATTTAAAACGGAAAAAGAAAATAATCTTAAGTAAGTTGGAAGATAAGTATGAAGATGCATTAGATCGAGCCTTAAAGATAAAAGAAGATACAAAGCGTAAAGAGAAAGTTGTCTATTTTCTAGACACGAAGGCAGAAAGATTAGCAACAGTAAAGAAAGAAGCATCAACTGCTGTTAGAAGATATATGAAGACGATGGAAACAACCGATTTATATGGGTATTATTCCAGATTATTTGCGGATAAGGAGCTCCTTAGAAAATATACGGAAGATTCGCTAACAGAAAAGCAATTAGATTATTTGATTGCCTTCCAGCGAAAGATATTAAAACAAAAGAAAGTGGAAATCGAGGACTTAGGGGCATTATTTTATTTGCAGTATAAAATATTTGGCATAGATAAAGAATATCGAGCGAAGAATATTGTCATTGATGAAGTGCAGGATTATAGCGAATTTCAGCTATATGCCTTAAAAGCAGGACTAGAAACAGATATGTTTACCCTTGTTGGAGATTTAGCACAAGGGATTCACTCCTATCGAGGATTACAGAACTGGCAGACATTACAGCAAACTATTTTTCCGCGCGCGAATTATATGACCTTGCAAAAAAGCTACCGGACTACGATTGAAATTATGTTTTTGGCAAATGAAATTTTGCATTTAGTCAATGAAGATTTGCCCAAAGTAAAACCAGTTGTCCGCCATGGAGAAAAACCAACTGTTCATTTATATGAGCAAAAACAAGAATTGGTTGACAGAATGATTCAAGTAGCAGATCGACTGCATAATGACGGTTATCACTCTATTGCTATTATTGGTAAAACAGAGGAAGAATGTAAAGCAATATTGAAAGAGATGCAAAAAAGAAAAGTGCCTAATGTCCAATTTCTTCAAGAAAATGAAGATCTTGAAAAGAATTATTTAATTATTGTCCCAAGCTACCTTTCCAAGGGACTGGAATTTGACGCAGTTCTTCTTTTTACGTTAAATGAGTCTTTTTCCCAAGAAGAAATAGATTTAAAGCTTTTATATGTAGCAATGACAAGACCAATGCATCGCCTTCATTTATTTACACGCGACAAAGCATCGTTATTATTGGATAAGACACATGAAGCATATTTTACAGTGGAGAAAGAAAACGAGCGAAAGAGTGGGGAAAGATGA